GATAGGTTTGGGTGTCATCAGATGAACAGTCATCGGCAACAACCACCTCGCACTCGATTGTTTGGTTCCGAGCCGAATCAATTGCTCTTTGCAGCAAATTCAAGCGATTATAGGTACTAATGACAACGCTAAATTTCATAAATTTTACCCCTGTGGTACAGCATTCTGCAATATAGCTTTGATCTTTAGACCGTTGTATCAGTAAAATTATCAATCCCAACAAGTAGACTGAAATAGGATTATCGATTTATCATTGATGATCGTGAGTTTTTTTTAAGCAGACAGAAAGACTATGAACGCTCAAGAGATTATCCGCTCCATTGAAGCGGAACAGATAAAATCGAATCTGCCCGACATTTACGTGGGTGACACTGTAAAAGTGGGAGTAAAAATCAAGGAAGGCGAAAAATACCGCGTCCAACCCTACGAAGGAGTAGTAATTGCCAAGCGCAATGGTGGCATCAACGAAACTATTACAGTCCGTAAGGTTTTCCAAGGCGTGGGCGTTGAGCGAGTATTTTTGCTGCATTCTCCTCGGATTGACAGCATCAAAGTATTACGTCGTGGTAAAGTCCGCCGTGCTAAACTTTATTATCTCCGCGATCGCGTAGGTAAGGCAACCCGGATTAAGCAACGGTTTGACCGCCCTTTGTGATTCGTCCTTCAAAAATATGGGAGAAATCTCAAGCCTCAAGCGGCATCTGCCGCTGACTTGTTTTCCCAGCGAAATTGAGGTATGATATAAACTGCATATTGCGTTAAACTGAAATATAGTTCAGCGCAATCACTGAATCAAAAACAGCTTGTGCGCTCTTAGTTCAGTTGGTAGAACGCAGGTCTCCAAAACCTGATGTCGGGGGTTCAAGTCCTCCAGGGCGCGCTCAAGAGCAAAAAACCAAGCCCGAAATAATTACGCAGCTGCTATATTAGCAGTTAGCGGTAATAATTTCGGGTAAACTTATTGTATTTGCAGTTGTTTTGCTTTCAATTAAGTGGAATAAAGTCGAAACTGCAAATCTGGAAGAACAAAGAGTAACAAACAAGGGGATAAACGGTCGTGTCCAAAAAAAGTGAAGCAGAATTGCCAGAAACTCCCAATGGGTTTAGCTTTGGCAACTTCATACAGGGAACCAAAGAAGAACTTGAAAAAGTAGTTTGGCCCAGTCGGCAACAGATAGTAAGCGAATCTGCTGCTGTGTTATTAATGGTGGCACTTTCCGCATCTTTGATATACTTGGTCGATGGATTGTTTCATTGGGCAGCAAAACAGGTGTTCTGATGACTTTTGCAACAGATGAACCACGCAACTCAACGTTGCAGTCAGAGGAAACGGCAGAAACAGCAGAAGCAGCGTCCAAAGAAGCACGCTGGTATGCAGTGCAAGTAGCCTCAGGCTGTGAAAAGCGTGTAAAGACTAACTTAGAGCAACGCATTCAAACTTTTGATGTCGCTGACAAAATTGTTCAGGTAGAAATTCCGCAGACGCCAGCGGTGAAAATCCGCAAAGATGGCAGTCGCCAGCATACAGAAGAAAAAGTTTTTCCTGGCTATGTGCTGGTGCGGATGATGATGGATGATGATACTTGGCAGGTGGTACGAAACACCTCTCATGTCATCAACTTTGTCGGTTCAGAACAAAAACGTGGTAGCAGCAAGGGTCGCGGTCATGTCAACCCCATACCATTGAGTGCTTCAGAAGTCGAACGTATATTCAAACAAACCAGCGAACAAGAAGCTGTTGTCAAAATTGACATGGCTACTGGTGATAAGATAATGGTGCTTTCTGGCCCATTTAAAGATTTTGAAGGTGAGGTGATTGAAGTTTCTCCAGAACGGAGTAAACTTAAAGCCTTGCTCTCAATTTTCGGCAGGGATACACCAGTAGAATTGGAATTTAATCAGGTAGAGAAACAGAGCTAAATACAAATGGCGAAGAAAGTAGTGGCGGTCATTAAACTGGCCTTGAATGCTGGAAAAGCCAACCCAGCACCGCCAGTCGGGCCCGCCTTGGGTCAACATGGTGTCAACATCATGATGTTTTGTAAAGAGTACAACGCCAAAACAGCAGACCAGGCTGGAATGGTAATACCTGTAGAAATTTCGGTTTTTGAAGACCGGAGTTTTACATTCGTACTCAAAACGCCACCTGCATCAGTACTGATTCGGAAAGCGGCGAAAGTAGAAAAAGGCTCGAATGAACCCAACAAAAAGAAGGTTGGGTCAATTAGCAAAGCACAATTGCAAGAAATAGCCCAAACAAAACTCCCCGACCTCAATGCCAACGACATCGACGCGGCAATGAAGATTGTGGCAGGAACGGCTAAAAATATGGGCATAACAGTCACAGACTAAGAAAGTTATGAGTTATGAGTTATGAGTTATGAGTTTTAAATTACTAACTCCTCATTCCTAACTTCCTAATCTAAAATCCAAAATTTTATCGGGGGAGAGGCGAGGCTTCGGAATTACCCCAGGAGAAAAAATGCCAAAAGTATCGCGTCGTTTGCAAGGACTGCAAGCAAAAGTAGAAGATAAGGACTATCATCCCCTAGAGGCTTTAGCCCTTCTTAAAGACACAGCAACAGCTAAATTTACCGAAGCTGCCGAAGCGCATATCCGGTTGGGAATTGACCCCAAGTATACAGACCAACAGTTGCGGACAACAGTAGCACTGCCCAAAGGTACAGGACAAATCGTCCGAGTGGCGGTGATAGCCAGAGGCGAAAAAGTAAACGAAGCTAGCAACGCTGGTGCTGATTTAGTCGGGTCAGAAGAACTGATTGACGAAATCCAAAAAGGTAGACTGGATTTTGACAAGCTGATTGCTACACCCGATGTCATGCCACAGGTGGCAAAACTGGGTAAGTTGCTTGGGCCGCGTGGTTTGATGCCATCGCCCAAAGGTGGAACCGTAACATTTGATTTAGCAGGTGCGATCGCAGAATTCAAAGCTGGTAAATTAGAATTCCGGGCTGACCGAACTGGCATTGTTCATGTTATGTTTGGTAAGACAACTTTCTCGCCTGAAGATTTGTTAGTCAACCTGAAGGCATTGCAGGAGACGATTGACCGTAACCGTCCTTCAGGAGCTAAAGGTCGTTATTGGCGCACATTTTATGTGGCAGCCACAATGGGGCCATCAATTAAAATTGATGTCACCGCCCTACGAGATTTGAAACTGAGCGAAGCAGGTTAATAAGAGTTATGAGTTATAAGTTAGGAGTTAAGAATAAAACTTCTAACTCCTAACTACTCACTCCTAACTTTAAATTAAATAGGCAAAGCCGGAGACAGCAGGTGCTAATAGCTTAAATGTCCTGCCGAGGTTAAAACTCTAATTGTCAAAATCATCACGCATAAAGGTGTGATAACTATGGCATCGCGAGTCTTACTACTCAACCCCGGCTATATTAGCTGGGGTTTGTTGTTTGGGTTCAGGTTGAGAAAAAACGTAAAAGTAGGGCAATCACCGATTGTTTTAAGGAGGTGAGATTGGAATGGGTAGAACACTAGAAAATAAAAAAGAAATAGTAGCTGACCTCAAAGAAACTTTGAGTGAGTCAACTCTGGCACTGGTAATTGATTATCAGGGGCTAACAGTTTCGGAAATAACAGACTTACGGCGGCGGCTGCGTCCTAGTGGCACCGTTTGTAAGGTGACTAAGAACACTCTCATGGGCATTGCCATTGAAGGTGATGACAAATGGCAACCTCTGTCAGAATTACTCAACGGTTCTTCCGCCTTTTTGCTGGTAAAAGACGATTTTTCATCGGCAATTAAGGCATACCAAGAATTCCAAAAAGTCACCAAGAAGACAGAACTTCGCGGTGGTGTACTGGAAGGTCGCCTACTCAAAGAACCTGATGTCAAGAAACTGGGAGACTTGCCATCTAAGGAACAACTCATCGCCCAAATTGCTGGGGCTATCAACGCTTTGGCTACCAAGATTGCTGTGGGTATCAACGAAGTTCCTGGTTCACTAGCTCGTGCTTTGAAGGCTGTGTCCGACCAAGAGCAAAGTGGTGGTAGCACCGAAACCGCTGCTGTCGAAGATAGCAGCACCGAAAGCACTGCTGAAGCTGCTGCTGAATAGACTTCGTGGTTCATTCATCAGTCAAAAGTCAAAAGTCTATAGTTAAAGACCAATGACCCATGACAAATAAATAATCAAACTTACAGGAGTTATATCAATGTCTGCTGCAACCGATAACATTTTAGAACAACTAAAAACCCTTTCTTTGCTGGAAGCTTCTGAGTTAGTCAAGCAAATTGAAGAAGCTTTTGGTGTAAGTGCTGCTGCACCTGTTGGCGTAGCAATTGCCGGACCTGGTGTTGTTGCTCCTACTGAAGAAGTTGTTGAACAAACCGAGTTTGAAGTGATTCTCGAATCAGTCCCAGCTGATAAGAAGATTGCCGTGCTGAAGATTGTCCGGGAATTGACCGGTTTGGGTCTGAAAGAAGCTAAAGACTTGGTGGAAGCTGCGCCCAAGGCAGTTAAAGAAGGTATTGCTAAGGATGCTGCTGAAGATGCTAAGAAGCGCATCGAAGAAGCTGGCGGTAAGGTAACTATCAAGTAGTCACAATTCTATTACCAGTTTTTTATTAAGGAGCCTAACTTAGGCTCCTTTTTTATAAATTGCCTCTTACGGTTCGGTGCAAACTTCACCAGATACCTTTCGTCGTGGAAGCCCCAGCTTTTAAGCATCTACCGTGTATACTGGAGTTTATGACTAAACCATGAAAAACGACCCAGCACGGCTGAGTTAATAACAGACTGAACAAACTTTGATATTAAACCGCAATAGCTGGTTCTTTCCGTGGCTTTGTTGCTCGTTTTTTAACAGTGGGATATCGGTTTTTACCTCTTACCACGGGCTACCAATCATAGTGAATGGTGCCCAATAAAACGGATGGGAGAGATTACCAACGATATTCTGCTGTAAGTAGCTTGCCATTTGCGGTGGCAAAGATACGCCTCGATTTATGCCAGTTAATTGATTACCTTCAATTCGCACTTTGCCCTGAATCATTGCTAACTGTGCTTGTCGCAGTGCTTCTGCTTTTATCGGTGCAGTCTTTAACTGGCTGTAAAACTCCGTCATTAGCCCTAGAGTTCCGGCATCTGAGACATACCACAAACTGGCAATAGCTGACTTCACACCCGTTTGGATTGCTAACCCTGCAAAACCCAACTCCGCCTGTTCATCTCCAAAAGCAGATTTACAAGCACTTAAAACCAGTAATTCCACTGGCGGCTTATTCCATCCCAATTGACGTACTTGATCTAACCGCAGTTTGGTATCGTACAACTGAATATATGATTTACTTGATTGTCCAGGCACAAAGTCTACGTGAGTTGCTAGGTGAATCATCCCATAAGGATTTTGTCGGCGTTGTGCCTTGAGATTGTTTAGGGTAAAGTCTTTATTCAGGAGGAATTTACCTGGCCATAATTTCTGGACGATGGTAGAAACTTCTAGAGGTACTGCCTGTAAAGGATTTTGATTTTGGTCTTTGGTAAATTCACTAGCTCCCATTGCCAAGACTTGAGAGTTTTTGATATCAACATAGCTAGTATCAGTGAGGTCGCTTTGGGTGCTAGTAAACCTCTTTCTACAGCTAATTTAGAAGACCAATTAAGATTGTTACGAACTGACCCCCTACTGTCAAATGTAGAAGCTAGCTTACGCACAGGTAATGAAGTTGGTCAAAGTATTCTGGTAGTCAGAGTTACTGAAGCTAATGCCTTTGATGGCTCAGTAAGTATTGATAATTATTCCCCTCCTAGTGTTGGTTCTGAAAGATTGGGTTTTAATGCTAGTTATCGAAACCTCACCGGTATCGGTGATGAACTTGCAGCAGCTTATTACCGCACAACTCAGGGAGGCTCAAATATTTATGATTTTAGCTATCGAGTACCGTTGAATGCGATGAATGGTACTTTACAACTACGCACTACTATTAACAACAATAAAGTCGTCCAAGAACCTTTGAATGCCTTTGATATTCGGGGAGAGTCTCAGTTATATGAAATAAGTTATCGTCAGCCTTTGGTGCGATCGCCTCGTGAAGAATTCGCTTTATCATTAGGCTTTACTGTCCAAAATGGTCAGACATTTACTTTTGCAGGGCCAACACCTTTTGGCTTTGGGCCTGACACAGAAGGTAATAGTCGTACCCGTGTTATTAAGTTTGGTCAAGATTATGTGCGACGAGATGTTAATGGTGCATGGGCATTGCGATCGCTATTTAGTTTAGGTCTTGGTAGCTTTGATGCCACCATCAACCCTGATCCTGTTCCCGATGGTCGCTTTTTCAGTTGGTTGGCGCAAGTCCAACGGGTGCAACGGTTGACTAATGATAATCTCTTAATCGCCCAAGCCGAAGTACAATTAACACCCAATGGTTTATTACCCTCTCAGCAATTTGTGATTGGCGGTGGTCAATCTTTGCGCGGTTATCGGCAAAATGCTCGTGCTGGCGATAACGGAGTCCGATTTTCACTAGAAGACCGCATCACTCTAGAAAAAGACGAATCTGGAAATTCGATGCTGCAAATTGCTCCATTTTTTGATTCAGGAGTTATCTGGAATGTAAATGATAACCCCAACCAATTACAGAAACAGAAATTTTTAGCAGGTGTGGGTTTAGGAGTTTTATGGGAACCTTTACCAAATCTAAATATGCGGCTAGATTATGGTCTTCCTTTAATTAACTTAGACGATCGAGGTGAAAACGCTCAAGATCATGGCTTTTATTTTAGTGTAGGATATAGACTTTGAGCATTGGTGTCTACTTTTGCTGGAAATAGATTAACTGTTGGCTTCTATGCCCGCCCGGAAATAAACTTCTTTGGCTTTTAGGCTAAAGTCTACTGAAGTAGACTGGAGGTTTTTGGCGATATTTAGTCATCTTCAGATGGCTTTACCTATTATACGGGAATTTCAATTCCCGGCGGACAAGCGGTTTCACGTTAGTTGACACCAATGGACTTTGAGGCTTTGCAGATAGTTTGGCTGCAACGGAATGTATCGGAAATGGGGCTTTAGACTATTAATCGGATTCTTCGGGCTGTTAATACTATTGAATTTGGGTTCTCGTTTGGGAGCAGAGATTTTTTGGTTTCAGGAAGTCGGCTATCTCCCAGTATTTCTATTGAGGGTGATGACTGGTGGGGTTTTGTGGGTAGTGGTGGCTGGCATAACTGCTGCGTATCTACTGCTAAACTTGGCTTTAGCACAGCGGCTAAAATATCCCCAGTCTCCAAAGATTGAGTCAGCACAACTTGGCAGTGAATTAACAAATTTCCTCAGTCCTGATTATCGAAGACGTAACGAAAGCCAAAGACTTGCGCCACAACGCTTTCAAACATTGAGATTGCGCTGGTTGTTACCTGTAGCTTTGGTACTGAGCTTGTTAATCGGGTTAATTTTAGCCCACTATGGTCAAATTGCTCTTGCCTATTGGCATTCTCCCGTTAATCAGGCTAATCTAACCATTCCCGCACTTTTTCGACCAGAGACAATCTGGCAACTATTGAGGCAGATTATCTCTCAAGTCTCGTATCTGGGCTTAATAGGGGGAGTAGCGATCGCAATCTTAATCTATCCTCAATTTTTATTAACTGCGATCGCAATTTTGTTCAGTCCTATTTTTGCATTCATCCTCTTCCAACACTGGCCAAAGGTGCTGCAATATTTCCACCCTACTCCTTTCAACAGCACTGAGCCTTTATTTGGTCGAGATATCAGCTTTTACGTATTTTCTTTACCTTTTTGGGAACTGTTAGAACTCTGGCTGATGGGATTATGTTTGTATGGCTTCATCGCCGTTACTCTCACTTATCTCCTTTCAGGAAACAGTTTAAGTCAGGGAATTTTCCCCGGTTTTTCGCCCCAGCAGCAGCGCCATTTATATGGTATGGGTGGTTTATTGATGCTGGTGGTGGCTCTGAGTTATTGGCTAAGTCGCTATGAACTCGTGTATTCTAGCCGGGGAGTCAGTTATGGGGCCAGCTATACCGATGTCACAGCCCAGTTGCCAGCTTACACTGTCTTGTGCATCTTGGCAGTGGCGATCGCCTATTACCTACTTTGGCGAACATTTTTCTGGCGATCAAAATCTCAGCATCGCCGCTTGGTATTTTATAGCTTAGGGGTTTATCTCTTATTAGTTGCAATAGCTGGCATTGTTCTACCTACTGTAGTGCAATATTTAATTGTCCAGCCGAATGAGTTGCAACGAGAGCAACCCTATATTCAGCGTACTATCGCCTTGACTCGCCAAGCATTTGATTTAGAGGCGATCGATGCTAAAACTTTCAACCCGCAAGGAACATTGACTGAAGCAGATATTCAAAAGAATAACTTGACAATTCGGAATATTCGCCTTTGGGATCAGCGGCCACTGTTAGAAACTAACCGTCAACTGCAACAAATTCGGCCATATTATCGGTTCCCTGATGCTGATATCGACCGATACACTTTAGTAACAGATATCACTTCACGCCGACCACCTACTCCGCAAAAAACGATAGAGCCACAGGAAGCAGTAGAATCTACAGAAAGGCGGCAAGTATTGATTGCTGCTAGAGAATTAGACTACAGTGCAGTGCCACAGGAAGCTCAAACATGGGTAAACCGCCATTTAATTTATACCCACGGTTTTGGGTTTACTGTTAGCCCAGTTAATACAGTTGGTCCGGGTGGGCTACCAGAATATTTTGTTAAAGATATTAGCGGTGATAGTAGCGCCCTCACAACTTCCAGTGAAGCCATTCGTCAAAGCATTCCCATTGGGCAACCCCGGATTTATTACGGTGAGATTACTAATAGCTATGTGATGACTGGCACAAGAGTTAGAGAGCTAGACTACCCTAGTGGAAGTGACAATGTTTACAACTCTTACGATGGACTAGGTGGCGTTGAAATCGGTTCAGCATGGCGGCGCTGGCTATTTGCCATGTATTTGAAAGATTGGCAAATGGTGCTAACGCGGGACTTTTTGCCAGAGACAAAATTGCTACTGCGACGGAATGTTAAGCAAAGAATTCAAGCGATCGCACCCTTTCTGAAATTTGACAGCGATCCTTATTTAGTCGCTGCTGCTGCTAATCAAGATTTTCCCAGTAATCCCAGTTATCTTTACTGGATTGCTGATGCCTATACAACGAGCGATCGCTATCCTTACTCTGACACTGGTAGCGATGGTATCAACTACATTCGCAATTCTATCAAAGTCGTGATTGATGCTTACAACGGCACTGTTAACTTTTATATTGCCGATTCAAGCGATCCGATCATTGCCACTTGGGCAGCGATATTTCCCAAAATGTTCAAACCGCTCAGTAAAATGCCAGTCAATCTCCGCAGTCATACCCGTTATCCGGTGGACTTTTTTAAAATTCAATCTGAGCGGTTGATGACTTACCACATGACTGATCCTCAGGTATTTTACAATCGGGAAGACCAGTGGCAAATCCCCAACGAAATCTATGGCAGTGAACCTCGACCGGTAGAGCCGTATTATTTAACTACTAGTCTACCCACAGTACCTTTTGTTGGGGAATCCTCCCGCAGAGAAGAATTTATTCTACTTCTCCCCTATACTCCCAAACAACGGACTAATTTAATCGCTTGGCTAGCCGCGCGATCGGATGGCAAGAACTATGGTAGGCTAGTCTTGTATGTCTTTCCTAAAGAACGCCTGGTTTATGGAACAGAGCAAATCGAGGCGCGAATTAACCAAGACCCAGTAATTTCACAGCAAATTTCCCTGTGGAATCGCCAGGGATCGAGAGCTATTCAAGGCAATCTCCTAGTAATTCCCATTGACCAATCGCTGCTATATGTCGAGCCAATCTATCTAGAAGCCACGCAGAATAGTTTGCCAACTTTAGTACGGGTAGTGGTGGCTTACGAAAACCGGATTGTCATGGCACAAACCTTAGAACAAGCATTGCAGGGAATTTTTAAACCAGAAGTTACACCAGCGCCGGCAATTATCCGTCCCTTTGAAGAAGCAGCCCCGCCAGGTTAAATAATTTTAAGACTAAATCGTTACATAGCTGACAATAGTCAGAGATTGCCATTAACAAAATTTATTGCAACAGACATAGTTTAATGTTCAACATAATGTAATAGACACTAAAAGTTAATGGACATGCTACAAAATAACCAACTAGAAATCCGTCACATTAATCCTGAAGTGAGACAGTTGATTAAAATGTACGCCAATGTTAATAACTGTACGCAGTCTGAGATGTTGGAGCGCATTGTTTTGGAGTGGAACGCCCAACAAAGCGAGAGCGAAAGACCACCAGGAGACGAAGATGAATAGTTTTTTGCTACAATCCTTAATCTTCTTGTAACGAGAGATTTTAATTAATTTGGCTCTCTAATTCAAGAAAAACTTTCTAGAGATTGGGTCTTGTTTGAGGGATTGAATAAAATCCCTCAAAGTCATCATACTGCCTGTTAAGGTGAACTTAGGAGTGCCATTTTGAGCAACGATTCTCACTTCACCATCTTGGATCTGAATCTTATTTTTAATGCTATCCCATAGAGTATCAAAGCTCTCATCATCCTTACAACCATTGGCTTCAAGGAACTTTTGGCGTACTTCTGTTTTTAGCGCTAGTGCTTCTGCTGCTTGAGTACGTGCCTCAAAGTGCCTAATTACATCTTCATAAGCACTTTCCCTCAAAGTTTTATTTTCAGTCTGAACTTGTTCTAACTGAGTTTTTGTGGCTTGCAGTTGGGAGGCTAAAGCCGATGATTTCTGATATTCAAGTTTTAAGGCTTGTTTTGCATTGGCTAACAAGGTTTTATAATCTAGCTGATCTCGATCTTGATTTTTTTCGGCTTGCATTTTTATCTCTCGATCAACAGATTTTTGGTGTCAACTCTCGCTAGTGTTGTCAGGTAACTAACGAGAGTTTAGTAAATTTTCTCTGTGTTAGCTGAGTATAGTTATTTCACCAATAATGGTGATTCAGAAGTAGGATTTTCCTGGATACTACTTAAACAACAACTAATGTGCGAACGGATAGCTCGCTCGTAGACTCCAGTCTGCTGAGTGCGTACTCCTACAGCTTGATATATTAAATTCACTTCTGGAAATTCAGACCAATACATCAAAAAAATGTCTTTAGCTGGAGTAATAATTTCATAATTATTCTCTTGTCTTTTCTTTCTGAGCTTACAATTATTTAGTTGTAATTTTTGTCTGAATAGTTTTTCAAATTCTAGAATTAAATCTGAAGTATTTTTCATGGGTTATACACGTTAAAACGTGTTAAGGATGCAAAGATTATCTGGTGATATTATTTAAGTATGACACTTCAGATACCTCTTATAATATAGTGTATCAGTTATCGGCTATTTGAGAAGGGGATTCAGTCGTCGGGTAATTTGTTGGTGCAGCCTCCCGTAGAAAAAAGGCTGTGCGATACCTACGGCGGGCTACGCCTACGCTCAAACCGATTGATTAGGATAGCCTAAACCTAGATATATCAATAAACTCAGCCAAAGGACATCCAAGTTTTTCTGTATAATTTAAGCTAAGAGATGGCATCACCCACATTGTTTTCTCTAGCATTAAGTATTTGCTCTGCGGTTAGCTGTAACTCTGGGAAGATAGTAGATGCGATCGCAGCATTTCCGGCAAATCTGGTTTCTTCATAAAACCCGTCAACTAATATCAGTACGGTAACTGCATTTCTTTGGGGGTCAACAATCCAATATTCAGCAATTCCCCTTGCTGCATACTCGGAACGTTTGTAGCGATAATCCCGATCTGCGTTAGCTTTGCCAGGAGAAACTACTTCGACAACTAATGCTGGAGGCGGCATATCCAAGGTAATTGTGGATCGCGTTGCGCCTTCTAAGGCTGCTGCGAGTTCATCCGTCAGCACAACTAAGTCAGGAATGCGAGTTGTCGCACGAGAACCAGCAACAATAATTTCAACTTTATTACTTAACCGATTGAACGAGGTGAACTTGAGGAAATTGACTAGCAAAAATAGAGATATCTGGACATTTTTTGGGCTTTCGGGTGGCATTGCAACTAACTCACCTGCCACTAGCTCATATTGATTATCCGTGCGATCTTCATACTTCAAATATTCTTCAAGGGTTAGACGTTTACCAAGCTGTTGACTCAGTTCCGTAAGTTTTCCGCCAACCCCCAGCACCGCTTGCTTCATCTGTTCTTCAGTCACTTCTGGAATGTCAGAAAGATCAACGTCCTCATCTTGCATTGCATTAATCCTCTCTCAATCAGTTTGAGAAGCTTTAAAAGAAAATGATTTGCTCACATTAGCAAAACACTATAACAGACCTAAAAATTACTAAACTTCATCATGAGTGCCGATATCAATTAGCAAAATTTCCTCTTCACCAGATTCTATATTTTGCACAAAGTTAAAAACAATATGACAATCATAGTCCACTGAACACGCCCAAGCTCCAGAGAGTTTGCCCTTAAGTTTATGGGTCTGCAACAGTGGATCAAATGGATCGGCGGTTAGTAATGCTAACCGCTCTTCAATTCACTCTTGTAATTGCGGCTGTCGTCCTATCAATCGCTTAAATGCTCGTTTAAAGGAGGATGCCAGGACTACAGTTTTCACTTACGTAACTCATCAATTATCTGAGTAACGGTTCCACGGAAAACTTTACCCGTCTGGTATTCTACCTGTGCTTGAGCGATATTAGCAGCAATTGCAGAACGCCGCCGTTCTGCCAGCCGGTGACGTATCAGATCAATTAGTGTTTCTTGTTCATCTACTGATAAGTCTTCGATGCTTTCTAGAACTTGATCTAACCTGGAGAATGAAGTCATTATCGAACAGAATTCAGGAGTCAGGAGTCAGAATTCAGCAATGTTTTCTGTATGACTGGCGGATAGTGCAGCGGTAGCGAGTATTTTCTAGTCGCGTCTGAATAATCGGCGTTTTTGCACCCCCACCAAATTTTCGATTTGGTGGTAAACAAGAAAGTCGCGGATCTGAATCCCCGGCTGTAAGCGTTGCGTTAGCGAGTCTTGTCTGCGACACGCTACGCGACCGAGCGTCTTGATTCTGACTCCTGAATTCTGACTTCTTCTTCAATAATACATAACTATTACATAAGTCCTAAAATTGCTGCAAAAATCGCAAATCACTAGCATACAAGCGGCGAATATCATCAATTTGGTGTAAC
This Nostoc sp. C052 DNA region includes the following protein-coding sequences:
- the rplS gene encoding 50S ribosomal protein L19, whose translation is MNAQEIIRSIEAEQIKSNLPDIYVGDTVKVGVKIKEGEKYRVQPYEGVVIAKRNGGINETITVRKVFQGVGVERVFLLHSPRIDSIKVLRRGKVRRAKLYYLRDRVGKATRIKQRFDRPL
- the secE gene encoding preprotein translocase subunit SecE, with amino-acid sequence MSKKSEAELPETPNGFSFGNFIQGTKEELEKVVWPSRQQIVSESAAVLLMVALSASLIYLVDGLFHWAAKQVF
- the nusG gene encoding transcription termination/antitermination protein NusG; translation: MTFATDEPRNSTLQSEETAETAEAASKEARWYAVQVASGCEKRVKTNLEQRIQTFDVADKIVQVEIPQTPAVKIRKDGSRQHTEEKVFPGYVLVRMMMDDDTWQVVRNTSHVINFVGSEQKRGSSKGRGHVNPIPLSASEVERIFKQTSEQEAVVKIDMATGDKIMVLSGPFKDFEGEVIEVSPERSKLKALLSIFGRDTPVELEFNQVEKQS
- the rplK gene encoding 50S ribosomal protein L11 translates to MAKKVVAVIKLALNAGKANPAPPVGPALGQHGVNIMMFCKEYNAKTADQAGMVIPVEISVFEDRSFTFVLKTPPASVLIRKAAKVEKGSNEPNKKKVGSISKAQLQEIAQTKLPDLNANDIDAAMKIVAGTAKNMGITVTD
- the rplA gene encoding 50S ribosomal protein L1, whose translation is MPKVSRRLQGLQAKVEDKDYHPLEALALLKDTATAKFTEAAEAHIRLGIDPKYTDQQLRTTVALPKGTGQIVRVAVIARGEKVNEASNAGADLVGSEELIDEIQKGRLDFDKLIATPDVMPQVAKLGKLLGPRGLMPSPKGGTVTFDLAGAIAEFKAGKLEFRADRTGIVHVMFGKTTFSPEDLLVNLKALQETIDRNRPSGAKGRYWRTFYVAATMGPSIKIDVTALRDLKLSEAG
- the rplJ gene encoding 50S ribosomal protein L10 gives rise to the protein MGRTLENKKEIVADLKETLSESTLALVIDYQGLTVSEITDLRRRLRPSGTVCKVTKNTLMGIAIEGDDKWQPLSELLNGSSAFLLVKDDFSSAIKAYQEFQKVTKKTELRGGVLEGRLLKEPDVKKLGDLPSKEQLIAQIAGAINALATKIAVGINEVPGSLARALKAVSDQEQSGGSTETAAVEDSSTESTAEAAAE
- the rplL gene encoding 50S ribosomal protein L7/L12; protein product: MSAATDNILEQLKTLSLLEASELVKQIEEAFGVSAAAPVGVAIAGPGVVAPTEEVVEQTEFEVILESVPADKKIAVLKIVRELTGLGLKEAKDLVEAAPKAVKEGIAKDAAEDAKKRIEEAGGKVTIK
- a CDS encoding CHAT domain-containing protein, with the translated sequence MAMGASEFTKDQNQNPLQAVPLEVSTIVQKLWPGKFLLNKDFTLNNLKAQRRQNPYGMIHLATHVDFVPGQSSKSYIQLYDTKLRLDQVRQLGWNKPPVELLVLSACKSAFGDEQAELGFAGLAIQTGVKSAIASLWYVSDAGTLGLMTEFYSQLKTAPIKAEALRQAQLAMIQGKVRIEGNQLTGINRGVSLPPQMASYLQQNIVGNLSHPFYWAPFTMIGSPW